A DNA window from Halorubrum sp. DM2 contains the following coding sequences:
- a CDS encoding transcriptional regulator, which yields MTAEEGHDGAQYLAGSPVRVAILRALREEPRRPAALTDAVDATRTTVQRILAGFRERDWVVKRDAAYRVTPTGARVHDAYEALLTEVERGERYGRFAAAVERVGVDFPPAGIPDSDLSVASDRNPLAAVDRLTELLRESHGADIRAVSPVVIQQFNDAAAAALDDGASVELIIDRDVVDTSVAEFGPATDRALDDDDAEVYVSAEPVEYGLFRYSEVACVTAYDERNNPRCVLESTDETVVGWVDDAFASLRDDATRLSSVVERA from the coding sequence GATACTCCGGGCGTTACGCGAGGAGCCGCGACGCCCGGCGGCGCTGACCGACGCGGTCGACGCGACGCGAACGACCGTCCAGCGGATCCTCGCGGGATTCCGCGAGCGCGACTGGGTGGTGAAACGCGACGCCGCCTACCGGGTGACGCCGACCGGAGCGCGCGTCCACGACGCCTACGAGGCGCTGCTGACGGAGGTCGAACGCGGGGAGCGCTACGGGCGGTTCGCCGCGGCCGTCGAGCGCGTCGGCGTGGACTTCCCGCCCGCGGGAATCCCCGACAGCGACCTCTCCGTCGCGTCCGACCGGAACCCGCTTGCGGCCGTCGACCGGCTCACGGAACTGCTCCGCGAGAGTCACGGTGCCGACATCCGGGCGGTCTCTCCGGTCGTCATCCAGCAGTTCAACGACGCCGCCGCCGCGGCGCTGGACGACGGCGCGAGCGTCGAACTGATCATCGACCGCGACGTGGTCGACACCTCGGTCGCGGAGTTCGGACCGGCGACCGACCGCGCGTTGGACGACGACGACGCCGAGGTGTACGTGAGCGCGGAGCCGGTCGAGTACGGGCTCTTCCGGTACAGCGAGGTCGCCTGCGTGACCGCGTACGACGAGCGGAACAACCCGCGGTGCGTACTCGAATCGACCGACGAGACGGTCGTCGGCTGGGTCGACGACGCGTTCGCGTCGCTCCGAGACGACGCGACGCGCCTCTCCTCGGTGGTCGAGCGCGCCTGA
- a CDS encoding metallophosphoesterase codes for MLVVVSDTHAREESKLQGRTAEAVREADLVIHAGDFYREPVFDAFQSAAGSLRAVYGNNDDAAIRDRVPEVRTVEYAGVRFAVTHRHRSGDTGLVMLGRGRDADAVICGHSHRPRFDDSGGLPILNPGSHAQPRGNRPAHAELTPSDDEAGSLDGRLVTPAGETFETFQVAGGNAE; via the coding sequence ATGCTCGTCGTCGTCTCTGACACGCACGCCCGCGAGGAGTCGAAGCTTCAGGGTCGGACCGCGGAGGCGGTCCGCGAGGCCGACCTCGTGATCCACGCGGGCGACTTCTACCGAGAACCGGTGTTCGACGCCTTTCAGTCGGCCGCCGGCAGCCTCCGGGCCGTCTACGGCAACAACGACGACGCGGCGATCCGCGACCGCGTCCCCGAGGTGCGGACCGTCGAGTACGCCGGGGTCCGCTTCGCGGTCACGCACCGACACCGCAGCGGCGACACGGGCCTCGTCATGCTCGGTCGGGGCCGCGACGCGGACGCCGTGATCTGCGGCCACAGCCATCGCCCCCGGTTCGACGACTCCGGCGGGCTACCGATACTGAATCCGGGAAGCCACGCGCAGCCGCGCGGCAACCGCCCGGCGCACGCGGAACTCACCCCATCGGACGACGAGGCGGGGAGCTTGGACGGGCGGCTGGTGACGCCGGCGGGTGAGACCTTCGAGACGTTCCAGGTCGCGGGCGGAAACGCAGAATAA